Genomic segment of Malania oleifera isolate guangnan ecotype guangnan chromosome 7, ASM2987363v1, whole genome shotgun sequence:
TTTGAACGTGTTTATGTATCATACTCGATTAAAtgaatttttactataattatttattaaataacccatttactcaaaaataataagtaaaataattatttattaaacaatcaatttttataattatacGTTGCTGCCGCTCCTATAATGTGTATCAGTATATGTTGCCGCTACTGCTGGTGTTGCCGCCGGTTGAGGTGTGATGAGCGGCAGCTGGAGGCGGGGTTGCCGCTGCCCTTTGAAGAAGGAGACGGCAACTGTTATTGTGTGTTGCTAGTGCCGGGGTTGTCCCCGCTGCTGGTGTGATTGGCGGCTGCCGGAGGTGGGCTGCCGTTGCTGCTGCTGTAACAGGGAGGGAACTGTCGTTAAGGAGAGGGAGAAGGTAGAAAAGAAGTAGGGTTTTACAAACCCGACTGAATTAATGTAAAAAGTTTGCTTATGTGGCATTGTTGTATGTGTTATCAAGCTTTAATTGGCTTGGTCCATAACTTATTACGATAGATGGGAAATTATAAGGAGAGCCGGCCCCTCCACGTGGAGCTGCGCCACCCTTGTAAAAATTTGAAACATAGTATGCAATAGAAAAGGAAAACCCTTCTTCACTGCTCTCAAATGGAAAGTTCAGATGCTGCTCTCAAAAGGAAAGTCCAATGGTTCTTCTTCGCTGCTCTCCAATATCTCCTTCTTTGCTTGCACTGGCGGCCGGTGAAGCAGATGCGACGACGTGGAGGGGTAGATGCGACGATGTGGGTCCCAAACACCACcatttcaggaaaaaaaaaaaaaaaagatagagcAAGGATGATGATTACCAGATAAACTGTCGTAATTTATTGTTGTATTAATAAACTAGACGGCCATAATAAGAGATAGTAACACCGGAGAAACTGATCCGAAAATTGAATATTTATAGTAAAGAGGTTAACAGGCAACAATTCTGGCGATGGACACATTATGGGACGAACAAAACGAGCCCTAGCCAGAGCCTAATACCATAAAAATCCTATATAGTTCATTCATTTTTTAGGGAACATCATCTGTAAGTCGGAGGTGACAGTTTTTCAGGGCATCTCCGGCCTTGTGAGCAATTTGCTGCTTGTGGTCGCATATTTGTCGGAGAACGGTGTCTTTTTCGGCGGTGACCTTGGTCTGTATCCTCTCTGGGGAGGAATTTTTTATCTTCTTGGGTTCCTCTTTAGAGGAAGGGATATTTGGGCTTTCCTTTTGAGAGCAGCATTGAGCATTCCTTTTGAGAACAGTGAAGAAGGCTTTCCTTTTCTAATACCTGCTACGTGTCAAATTTTTATAGGGGAGGCACAACTCCAGGTGGAGGGGCCTAGTCCCCTTATAATTTCCCTAGGATAGACCAATCTACCTAATAATTTCTCATGTTCAAGTGTTGTCACAAATCACGATTTTAACATGAAACGAAGTCAATCCATCCAAATTTCACAACATATATAATACGGTTAGACTCGATAAGCCAAATGAGTTAAGTCGTTGTTCGGTTGAATTGactaaaaaatgaaaagaagCTAACAAATAGTTGGACAACACTTTCAACAAACAACATATATAATTAACTTATTTCATTTCCATATATAGAGATAAACTTGGCCACAACACTTAAACAAATTAACAAGATATATAATCAACTTATTTCATATCCATATATAGACTTAAATTTGGCCACAAGCATTAAATGCATATAAGCATGTAGAAATTAATCAAAACTTAAGGTCTTTTATCATTAATAAAATTCTATTAATTGAATAAAATCTCTTCTcgttattatttaatatttgtttgacCTATGATAATAATTATCATTACTCCAATGCGTGTTCTAAAAATTTTGTATtataattaattagaaatatatttttaaagataATTATGGGTGATAAAAAATTGGACTATAGAAGCCTAACCGGGTtagctcaagtggtaagggcgacTTTTGACTTTGGTGACCCTATGGTCACAAGTTGGATTCCTCCTTAAGAGTTTACTTTGGTACGTGAATTACTAAAGGAGCGTCAACGGACGAGCGGCTTTCACCCCTCCGAGTTTGATACTGCATCATAGTGTCTAAAGTGATGCGATCATAGTGTTTAAAGTGATGCGATGGTGGTTAGAGTTTCCGggttataataaaaaaaaaaatgcctagACCGTAGAAAGATGAATCCCCTTTAAGTGTATGTGTGTGAAGATGAATCTCCTTTACACTTTTGtatgtgtgtgtttatatatatatataaccctaaTGTTACCGATTCAATTACTGATTTGACTAATTCAACTCATTTGGTGGTTTCATTATATCGAATCGGTCACCAACCAAGATTTTAAAACTATGAATCAAACTCATACATGGGAAATAGTAAGAGTGGGATATCCGTAGTTTATGTGAATTCTTCATTCCTAGGGATGAGATTCTCGCCATGATACATGATCGCTGAATGTTTAAATATGCTTTGAGCCAAACACCCTCCTTAAAtaatatttctttcttttttcatcATTTTACATTTTTAATCTCGACAAATAGTTGAAAGTTCCATTCAATGTGATCCGATTCTAAAGCATGTCCCTCCTATTCCTTAGCATGAGTCATGACTCATGATCCGTCTCTATTCACAACGAAAAATTATTAGGTAGACTAAGTCTATCATGTCATTCATAAATCAATACAACAAAAtgataaaaaatcataaattttatgtatttatttaaaattttttttaaaaatattttatttatgtaatTAGTGCATGAGCTGTTAACGATATATTAGGTTAGTTTTAAATGAAAAGTAGACTCAGTCTATCATATAATTAACAGACGCTACCTTTTCGTTACATTTAAAAGCCCCACTCCTCTTCACTCCTCGTCCTCACAATCTCCCATTCCCCAAAACGCGAACCGGAGAAAAACGCACTCCATCGCCCACCACATCAGTGCACAGACATGGCGGATGGCGAAGCGCAGGACAAGGCCGTGCGGGAGCGAATCTTCAAGCGCTTTGACGCCAACGGCGACGGCAAGATATCGTCCGCGGAGCTGGGGGAGGCCTTGAAACAGCTCGGCTCTGTCACCGGCGACGAGGTGAAGCGCATGATgtcggagatcgacaccgacggcGACGGTTTCATTTCGTTCCAGGAATTCACCGAGTTCCACAATGCCAACCGCGGCTTGATGAAGGATGTCGCCAAGATCTTCTAGTTTCTTcctaatatatatgtatgtgtttgTTTTGTGCTGCATTTCCGATTTTCTGATCTTGATCACAGATATGAGGTGTTCGATTTCGTGTGCGAACTGTTTTGGCTGGAGTTTTAATTGTAGACTCCGGTAAAGGTCGTAGCCTCAGGTGGCgttttgtttatttgattgaaatTGGAACTTCGAATGCTTTTGATTCGAGCAATTATTTCTTAATTGAAATAAAGTAGCATACATATTGAGCTTTTGATGCAATGGAatggggagaaattgaattgaaattttcatcccattctttattttttttattcaaatttttatttctacaacttaattcctttttatttttcaaaaaaaaaaacaccatgaTGATGTCCATGCTTTTCATTTGAgagtttcaattttgaatttaagATTGGATTTAGCTATGTGAATCAAAACaaaaatttcgaataaaaagttttgcacaaatattctttcttaattattattattattattattattattattattattattattattattattattattataaatctaTTAATCTCAGTTCTTGCATTCTATTTAAAAGttgatataatataattatttttatttggtGTCATTGTTTACGATGCTTTTATGTCTATAGAATATTGTTCATTCCACAATTTCGctctttcaaaattaaaaaaaaaacaatgaaaattatAAACCTtcatttggtttgcaaaataccTTTTTCTAGAAATAGGATAATTATAAttagttatataaaaaattatattgtaaccataaatcaaataatagaaTGAACTTTttaaacaaataattaataaagAATAACTAGTCCTAAATTTTACGGTGGGAATGTCTATTCCGATTCTTTCTTACgtcatgttgaatgaaataaaaacaaacataaagGAATAACTATTTTACCTATATTTCTTAAATATTTACCATATTACATCTTATTTCAAGGAATAACTATTTTGTAAACCAAATGAAATAATTTAAGCAATGATAGTGACGAAGCATCGAATCCTGTCATCGTCAAAACATTCACTAGAATATTCACAAAACACTTGAGTTAACAAGAGGCTTCTCACATGAGAGTGGCGTTGACTACTTTTAGTGTGTGTCATTATCTGAATTGCCTTTAGAGCTTGATCTCTAATGCATCATCATCTCAAACTTCAACATCATGTTGTTACCGTATGCTAACAATTTTTTAGATGCATGTTGTTCCCACAATCTTCATACATTTTGCTTCACAAGTTTCTTGTTTTATTATACTGCAAGTCAATTGGGGTTTTAATTCTCAATCTCTTTAGTATTGCCATTACCTGCCCTTGAGGAACTTTGAGCTTCTTAAGTAAATTAAACTTATCAAATGCATtagttttatggtttagaattGCATGTTAATGCTTGTTTAAGTGGTCGAGTTGGGAGTTCATTCAATTGTCCCTGTTTGCTAAAGACAACTACATGATCATGGTTCTGAGGTATGATTTGTTACAATAATATTATTGTGGACGTTGACTTCCTCTTCGTGAATTATATTTTCATCCATTGTATTTGGGATAGAATAATTTGTCATTATTGTCCTAttcgaaattaaaattattaaggtaaaagacattgaccttacttaatgaaattaggatagctgtcccaagaggggggtgaattggtttattttaatattttgacctTTTCTGAAACTTTACTAGTTTTAATACaacaatgagaaaaataaatcaatcaactaataacCACAACCAAAAACCCACACACCACaagatactgaaatttaaacacacaaaCCAATGTACCAAAGTATTCAAACAATCATGCAAGTTTGTTAAGCCTTTTATTAGCTGCCGTGTAAATGTTTGCAACCTTCTTTGGATGAAACCTTTGTTtgtgcttctcttgattaagatttctgcaaattaaccaacgtactctcttttgggttttcgcaaataGTTAATCAAAACGTATTTTCTAAATATCAATGGTCTTCTTTTGATTTTAATCTCAAGCCCTGCAATCTGCACTTTAGTATACACAAAGATATATTGTGTAGAAAAACAAtgaataaggaagagagagagagagagagagtgacacaaagattttacaaggttcggcttcaacacagcctacgtcctcgcacTTGACAAATTATTGAAGGGTTCCACTATCACAGTTCCTTTATTGGGTGGAagaataccgattacaacactcctttgttaagtctagagctcgccttctccaaacgatgtactctcgCTTGGttaacgatccaacaacctggaatcatccaaaaactacaagagaaacaataagaggattgtgtacaaagagtgctcatacaaaaagcaagttagtacaattcaaatctatgtacttcaaaaagtaaaaatcaagaatgaaatacacttttgaagcttaagaatAGATTTCACCAAAcacccttttctccagatgagaaatcaaccagtagaactcagggattgatgataAATGTTTTTAGAACACAAGCACTTTTAGTTTGCAAAGGATGAGCAagttgagactttgagagcaagagagcttaaggcagatttttcaatacttggttgtattttgaattggaaaaccatgtatttataggcattcaaatAAGTTTCCTTATTGCTTAAGTTTCCTTGTTTTATTTCCTAAGTTTTTAGAAAcattggagcccaagcaactcaaatttaaaaaataaagttttgaaattttctgctcattaacagtgttcagacgactgaacactcgagtttagtcatctgaagttcctgatcCTTTAAATAAAGCAAACTagatagggtcagatgactgaagtcaagGCCAGCCGACTGAAGTGTCACGTTCAGACAACCGAAGAGTtaagttcagatgaccgaagtgctTCTGCTAATTACAAATTTTCTCAAACAATTCTTCACATgcctgagcttattcttcaaacgtctgaagtaattcttcagtcaactAAACATGAAGTTTAGTTatttgaagttgccacttcaaacTTCTAACAGAATTTTCTATCTTTTGATGTTctggttttttgaaattttgaatccCTATGCAAAATATGatttgctttctttctttatccttttataaaactttttttggggtttttaaagTAGGTCTTTAGGTCCAGATAATTCccctaaaaagcttcaaaatatatttcaatagatagttagactttgaagtacttacattggttttcctaaaaccttatttgctaagcttgagatcatccactttctttttgctttgaaatcccttggatgtTTGCTTGAGCTAGTTTTGGCTTCCCATGCTTTGATCAATATTGTGTTGTGTTGAGCTtctttttggatcacttgttagtttatctaaCTTGATGGTCCACATTGATCCTTgttttcctgaaacaccaaaactcaaacattccaagttaaaatgtcttttgtttgttatcaccaaaactaattgaaaagcctagttaggccaacacttAATGTTTGTTAAAAAGGCAAGGACCTAAcgcaaggtttcaaaaatcctatAGACCTCCCTTAGGGTGTCAAAAATGTGACAAACCTTGCTTGACATTTTTTTTTGTAGGACAACTACACCTCTCAGATGATTTAtctttttttacaaaatataaggggAAGTTTGTGTCTTTTagcaaacctcaagggaggtatgtgaaattcttgaaatctcaataaaggtttataaaattttaaaatcttagaaAAGGTAAGTgcctttttaccaaacctcaagagTCAAGGGAGGTGAATATCTTTTACCCAAATTATTATTGTGTTGGTTGACTTCATATGGTAACAAATTATAGGAAAATGTATGATTTTGTATCTGTGAAACCGTCAAATGTTCCATAaccctctatttatttatttatttttcaattttagtcTGGAagctttttttgtttttgttttcataagCCCCATTTTCCAAGGTGTATGATCCCAAgagtttttgtaattttttaaatgggCCCAAATTGGCAAAGTTCCAATGTGGGCttataatataaattaatttGCTAGTAGGACAATCTTAAGGGCATGTTTTGCTGTAGAAAGCAGTTCATCAATCACTTCTAGATTTTCATACAATTACTAAAATGTCACCTATTTTTCtagttttcaaaatttcataaacaatctataaaaaaataaaaaataaaaaagatgctTTCCAACATTTGCTTGGTGAATAAAAAGATTGTTGAAATTTCAATCATAAAATTGAGTGAAGTACGAGTGATTTATATGCATGATTGGCCCAAAATTTAATggtttaaacttttggatcaaatgTTGTATACTAAGCTTACTCATAGGACATCATTAGTGCAAACACTGGACACCATGAACAATCTATTCATCCTTCCCTCTCCACTATAAATGAACATCCAAACtctggaaagaaaaaaaaaatcaagattctaataatataattttcaacttctttttcttttatcctTCTAAAGCTGAACTACAATCACATCAAAATCTTGGCATTCTTATTCTAATTTGTTATTCAActctttcaattttttcataaGTTGCCTTCTATATGCTGAAATAGTGGACTGACTCTGTGCAATTAGTTTAGGTGATTCTGTGCAATTAGTCTAGGTGATTCTAATTCTGTGCAATTAGTTTAGGTGATTTTGTGCAATTATTCATTCATAAAATGCATcggtacaatatatatatatatatatatatatatatatatatatatatatatatatgaataaaaaaGTATAGCATTTCaagatggtattagagctaggacAGATCCTGTGTGGTAATGATTTTCTTTCCCATCATTAATCCACCCCTCAAACACCTAACGCCATCATCGAACCAACCACGCCATGAGCCAACTAGACTCTAATGCATCTGGTAGCAAATTTGCACCCATCTTCAGTACTCAATCTAAAGGTTCTTTCAACACAGAATTTAGAGACAAATTATGATATATGGTCTCAAATTATTGAAATGCATATTTCTGAAAAGGATAAGCTCTCCTATATTCGTGGCACCTCGGAAATTCCTGCAATGGAGGATGCAGGGTATGAAAAGTGGTACACGGATAATCAAAAAGTCAAGAGATGGTAATTAATGTCTATGACCCCATATATTATGAAACGCTACCTTTGCTTGCCTATGGCTCGTGATATTTGGAAAGCTCTATTTAAGGCTTTTTATGATTGATTAGATGAGTTGCTAGTATATGCCTTGAACTAGAAAGCTTTCTTTGCCAAACAAAAGGGCAGAGCAATTTCTATGTATTATGGAGAATTGACTTAAATTTTCAGTGAATTGGATCACCGTGATAAAATGATCTTGGAGAATGAGAAAGATGTTAAAGCTTATCTCAAATTAGTGCAACGTCAATGGGTACACATTTTCCTTGCTGCATTAGATGGCAATTTCGAACAAATCCATGTTGAAATTTGCGAAGGGACCCTATTCTTGAACTCGAGGAATGTTATGCCTTGATTCATCATGAAGCTGTCTGTTGCACAATGATGAATGGTGACTCTGAAGATCTTGACGCCTCATAAATGGTAGCACACAACTGGACCTCTCAAAAGCTAACAAAGTTCAATCATTAGAAATATGGTGCAGAAAAAAATTCCTACAAATGCACTCATTGTGATCAAATTGGCCATACCAAAAGTTGGTGCTTTGAACTTGTCGGGTATCTAGAATGGTGGGATCACAACCATGATTCCTGCCAGTGGAATTCTAGGAGGCCCACCTCTACCACTACTGTTGTTGAAACCAAAGAGGAGAATGATGCTATTGACACTACTTTTGCTCATGTTGCGACTACAACTCAAACTGGTAAGGCTTCTATTATCTTTACACTTGTTTCTAAGAGTACATGGATAATTGATTTAGGAGCTGCTGATCATATGCCTTTTGATTCTAGACAAGTCTCATCCATTCATAactcacactacaaaaaaacaggtttttagtgacgattttaaaaccgtcactaatagtgtgatattagtaatggtttttaagaaccgtcactaatagtgtaagcattagtgacagttttagcagtcgtcactaataccacactattagtgacggttttaaaaccgtcactaacgCTTTCGTTACTAAAAACAACGCGATAAATAATTTTCGAGCGAAAATTTTtgcgggaaaatattagcgacgattctaagatattagtaacggattaaattcgttactaaaagtcatttattagtgacgattaactaaccatcactactaatatttatgaataaataaataaaaattagttaagggtattagtgatggtttggaagaACCGTCAATAATaatgtggtattagtgacggttttgaaaccgtcactactagcgtttttattttaaaaaaataaaataaaaaatcagtttagggtattagtgacggtttcggaGAACCAtaactaataatggggtattagtgacggttttgaaaccgtcactactagtgttttttatttaaaaaatattaaaaatatttagttaagggtattagtaacggtttgggagaaccttcactaataatggggtattagtgatggttttgaaaccgtcactactagcatttttatttaaaaaaatattaaaaaaaaatagtttagggtattagtgacagttttgaaaccgtcactattagtgtttttatttaaaaaatatttaaaaaaattagtttaaggtattagtgacggtttgggagaatcgtcactaataatggggtattagtgacggttttgaaaccgtcactactaatgtttttatttaaaaaaaaaaaaaaatccatttagggtattagtgaccgTTCTGAAATCGTTACTACTAgtgtttttgtttaaaaaatatgaaaaaaaaatcagtttagaaccgtcactaataatggggtattagtgatgattttgaaaccatcactactagtatttttatttaaaaaatattaaaaaaaaatcagtttatggtattagtgacagtttgggagaatcgtcactaataatgaggtattagtgacggttttgaaaccgtcactactagtgtttttgtttaaaaaaaaaaaaaaaaatcagtataaggtattagtgatggtttgggagaaccgtcactaataatggggtattagtgacagttttgaaaccgtcactgatgctTAAAATCTAAAATCCCTTAAACGCACCACAACCTGCTTAAATTTGCTTCCCTGCTCTCTCCCGCTATCCATCTCCGTCACTCTCtatctcctctccctctctctctctctctctctctctctctctctctctctctctctctctctctctctctctctctctctctctctccgaatCTGCGGAACTTCTGTTCGATCTTAGATGGCACACAGCTTGCCTCGCCGTTGATTTGATCATTGGGCCCCATGGGCCACCGTCTGTCACCGTTGTCAACTCCTGCAGCGCAGGTACGTCCCTTTTTTCCTCTCATTTGTTgtctgattacgcgtcaaaactgcgtaattggatgtttaacccgagttttatggtttatttttaattaaatgtctaaaattatccaatattttaataaagtgccaaaatcatcatttttgaactttattgcactatttatgaagttttggtaatttttttgtagcaggaaaattcccgggaaccaaaatcgacacctgtttgtatttcgtgcataacttttctgttcgagctctgattgagacgattcaaattttttggagaaagaggaaaggattatctacaaattttgtgttttgagttttatgagatacgggctccagaagagcagaatttgaaACGaatagagaattaaaaaaatgaaaaaaatcaagttgtcgggtcaaccctttgcaaacgggtcgggttgttccacgccgggtcatagggcttttccccatcccctttaaatcttctctttctccttcttctttgggAGGCAGCCCGTGAGGGCTCTGatcctcttcttttcttcttctttttctttttcttcttcttcttcttcttcttctttggttttgtatttttttctttcttgcaaTTGCTGCTTTGtccttctctgtttccctttctttcttcccCTGTTTTCTTTAATCTCTTGCAGTCTCTCCCTTTCCCTGTTCCTTAGCTGCTGCCTCGGCCAACACCAACACAGCAGGCCTTGACTTTGCTCCATCCCAATCTCCACAGTCCCCTATTGCAGCCGAGACCCGACCATACAGCAGTCCTCTGCACCAGCCGAGCAATTGAACTCCAACATAGCAGGCCATCCCAGCTACAGCAGCAGTAGATCAAGTCCACCATTCCAAATCAGCCTTCCAGAATTTGCTCTAGCAAGGTCCACCCAAGACACTCCACAGCAGCAACAACAGCCTCCCTTGGATTCCTCTGCTGCAACCCGGCCATTCTCCAACAACCACCctctgttttgctctctctctctcactctcatcttttcttttctttttatataaattttggttagttgaataagtattatatgttatcttttgaagattacttaaagtattaaatttgaatattgtgttagttGGATAACTGTTAAATATTAATTCtttttgggttatttgaaattttgcaTTGCGAATGTTATTTAAAGTGTTTTTATTATGGTcgtattcatttattttcttagatAC
This window contains:
- the LOC131159625 gene encoding polcalcin Bet v 4-like, with the translated sequence MADGEAQDKAVRERIFKRFDANGDGKISSAELGEALKQLGSVTGDEVKRMMSEIDTDGDGFISFQEFTEFHNANRGLMKDVAKIF